The genomic segment TGGTCAGCCCCGGCACGCCGGTCACGGCGGTGGCCATCGCCAGCGAACCGTCGTACGACTTGCCGATCATGCCGGTGTGGCCGTTGTGCCAGTCCGCCCGGACCACCGTGCCGGCGGCGTCGCGGGCGGTCGCCCGGCCGTTCAGCCAGTTGATCGCCTGCTTGGCGCTGAGATTGTCCTGGTTGGCGTTTGTGGTCGGGCAGCCGGTCGACGAGCCGGTGCCCACCATGTCCAGCAGGATGACCGCGTACCCGCGGGGCACGAAGTAGTTGTCGTAGAAGAGCGGCCACTTCTCCAGCAGGCCGTCGCCGTCGAGGTCCTGCTTGCACTGCGAGTCGTTGCCCCGGCACAGCGTCGTGTAGTAGGGGCTGGCGTCCATGATGACCGGCACCCGCAGCCCGTCCTCGGTGGCGCGCGGCCGGATGACGTCGAACGCGATGACGTCGCGCAACCCGTCGCCGTCGCTGTCGAACGTCGAGTCGATGAAGAGCTTCTCCCGGATCGCGTCGGCGTAGCCGAAGACCGGCTGGGTCACCCCGTCCGCCACCACGATCGACGGCGCCGGCCCGGCGTACGCGGGGGCCGTGCCGCCGAACATGGCGACCACGGCCAGCGGGAGGGTCGCGATCACGGCACCCCATGATCTGCCGATGCGTGCCATCCGCACTCCTCGTCGCTCGGTCCGCACCACCTTGGAGCGGGTAGGTTATGCCGGCGGCGGCGGTCCGGACTACCGGCAACTGTCGGAACCCGCACCGGTCGGGCTGCGACGCCGGCTGAATCGGCCCCGGTACGGTTGGCCGGTGACCGTGCCGCCGGATCGGACCGCGTGATGCCCCGCCACCCGGGTGACGTCCTGATCACCGTCGACGAGCTGGCCGCGGCCCTGGGCTCCGGCCGGCGGCCGGTCCTGCTGGACGTGCGGTGGCGGCTCGGCGACCCGGACGGGCGGCGGCACCACCTGGCCGGGCACCTGCCCGGAGCGGTCTACGTGGATCTCGACACCGAGCTGTCCGACCCGCCGACAGCCCGGGACGGCCGGCACCCGCTGCCGGACGTCGCGCGACTGCAGGCGGCGGCCCGGCGGTGGGGAATCTCCGACGGCACCGACGTGGTCGCGTACGACGACACCGGCAACCTCGCCGCCGCGCGGGCCTGGTGGCTGCTGACCTGGGCCGGGGTCACCGGGGTACGGCTGCTCGACGGCGGCTACCGGGCCTGGCGGGACGGCGGCGGCGCCGTCGAACAGGGCGACGTCCAACCCGCCCCGGGTACGGTGACCCTGCGCCCCGGCGCCCTGCCCGTGGTGGACGCGGACGGCGCGGCCCGGACGGCGACGCACGGTGTGCTGCTGGACGCCCGGGCGGCCGAACGCTACCGCGGCGACCAGGAACCGGTCGACCCCCGCGCCGGTCACATCCCCGGCGCGGTGTCCGCGCCCACCACCGACAACCTGACTCCGGACGGCCGGTTCCGGCCGGCCGCCGAGCTGGCGGAGCGGTTCGCCCGGCTCGGCGCCGGCGGCGGTCCGGTCGCCGTCTACTGCGGATCCGGCGTCACCGCGAGCCATCAGATCGCCGCGCTGCGGATCGCCGGCCTGCCCGCCGCCCTCTACCCGGGTTCCTGGTCGCAGTGGTCCAACGAGCCCGGCCGCCCGGTCGCCACCGGGGACGACAACCCCCGAGGCTGACCGGGGGTCCTTCGGCCCTGGTCGGCGACCCGGAGCCGTGGGATGTTCGGAGTGCGGGGATCAGGCTGACCCCGCCGGAGGTGGACGATGGACAGCGGACCGATCGTCGTCGGCGTGGACGGTTCCGCGCCGAGTCTGGCCGCCGTGACGCTCGGCGCGGAACAGGCCGGATCGTGGGGCCGGCCGCTGCGGCTGGTGCACGCGTTCGTCTGGCCGTACTTCCGGGTTCCGCTCGATCCGCCGGTGGGCGGACCGCCCGACAGCGGTCTGCGCAACCAGGCGGACCGACTCCTCACCGAAGCGGTCGACCGGGCCCGGGCCGCCGCTCCCGGAGTGCCGGTCACCGGCGAGGTGGTCACCGGGTTCCCCGCCCCGGTTCTGATCGCCGAGTCCGAACGGGCCGCCACGGTGGTGGTCGGCGACCGTGGCCTCGGCGGGTTCGCCGGCCTGCTGGTCGGCTCGGTAACCGTGCAGTTGGCCGCGCACGCCCACTGCCCGGTGCTGGTGGCCCGCGGCCGGACCGAGCCGTCCGGTCCGGTCGTGGTCGGTGTCGACGGCTCGCCCGGCGGCGCGGCCGCGATCGGGTTCGCCTTCGAAGTCGCCGCCGCGCGCCGGGTGGAGCTGGCGGCGGTGCACGCTTGGACCCACCCGACCGCTCGCGAGCCCGGCGACATGCTGCCGCCGGTGCACGACCCGGAACTCGCCAGGGGCGAGGAGGAACGACTGCTGGCCGAGGCGTTGGCGGGTTGGCGGGAGAAGTATCCGCAGGTGCCGGTGCGGGCGCGGCTGGTCCGCGCGCCGACCCGGCGTACCCTCGTCGAGGCCAGCCGACGGGCGGGCCTGATCGTGGTCGGCGCCCGCGGGCGCGGCCCGTTCAGTGGACTCGTTCTCGGCTCGGTCAGCCAGGCCGTGCTGCACCACGCCGAGTGCCCGGTGGCGATCGTGCCGCATGCCGACCAGGCCGGGAACCCTGAACCGGGTGCGACCTAGACCTGCTGGGCGGGGGCGGCGGCGTAGACGGCGGCGAGCTCGGCCATCCGGGCGTCGTCGACCGGGATCGGTAGATCGTCGATGCCGGACACCGGGACGACTCCCCGCGAATTCGCCAGGAACGCGCCGTGGTAGCCGGTGACGTCGCGCAGCCGGATCGGGCGCCGGACCGAGGGGGTGCCGCGACTGGCGAGTTCGTCCTCGACGAGCTGCATCGTGACGCCGTGCAGCCAGGGCGGTTCGGGCCAGACGACCCGGTCGCCGTCGAAGAATCCGATGTTGGCGACCGATCCTTCCGAAATCAACCCGTCCGGGCCGGTGAGCAGCGCGTCGTCGTACCCGGCCCGGCGGGCCAGTGTCGCGTGATGGGCCTGGCCGAACCCGCCGAGATGCTTCAGGTGGGCGAACGGCCGCAGGTACGCCACGGACCGCAGCCGCTGCGGCAGCCGGGCGGGCTCGGTGGGCGGCCCGACGGCCACCAGGACGCGGGGTCGGGTGGCGTCGTCGGGTCGGAACACGACGATCCGGACCGCGGCGTCGCCGACCCCGTCCAGTGCGTGTCGCAGGTAACCGCGGACGATCTCGCCCGGCAGCGGGCGGTCGAACAGCTCGCGGTTGGCCGCGTCGAGCCGCCGCAGGTGCCGGTCCAGGCCGCGGACCGTGTGGTCGCGTACCTGGAGTGTGGTCAGGTGACCGTAGGTGGCGAGCGCGGCGAAGCTCAGGCCGGCAGCGTCGGCGGGCTCCCCGTCAACCTCAACGTGCACCACCTGAGCCTACCGGTCCCACCAGCCGTTTCATCTGACGGTCATTCCCGTGACGTGGCCCGGAAACATATTTAGTACTATCTGTGCCGCCGCCGTCACTCGGCGGCCGGTTTTGCCTGGCGGTCGCATTTCTGCTGGTCGAAGCCGCTTTCGGAGTGGTTTGACCGACGGGGATGGGCCGGGCTGGTGCGAGAGTGGACATACCGGTAGTGTGTGCCCCACATATCGGCGATGGCCAGTAATGTGCGCCCGCTGGTTTTTTATGCTGCCCATGATTGGATAGAAGTTGGCACGCGAACAGGCCGACCGCCAGAGCGCAATACCTGATTCAAAGACAACCGATTCTGCGGCGAATTCCGGCGGCGGCCGCAGCCGGCAGCAGTCCATCAAACGCCGAGTCATTCGGCTGGTGCTCATCCCCGGTGTGGCGGCGCTGGCACTCTGGTTCGCGGCTTCCGGATACCTGGTCTTCCAGGGCTTCTACAACCGGCAGGTCGCCAACAGCGTCCGCAACGTGTCGATCCCGGCGGTCCCCGCGTTGGCCTCCGTCCAGCAGGAGCGGCGGCTGGGGGTCGCCTATCTGGCGCAGCCCTCCTCCGACCTGCAGGTAATGCTCGATCAACGGCGACAGACCGACGAACGCCTGGCCGCCCTTCGGTCCGCGGCCGAACCGGCATTGGCGAACGCGCCCGATTCGATCACCACCCGCTGGCAGACGTTGACCGACTATCTGGACCAGCTTCCGGGCATCCGCACGAAAATCGATTCCCGCTCCGCCAGCGAGCAGGAAGCGTACGATTTCTACAACGACCTGCTTGACGCCGCCACGAGCCTCTTCGACACCCAGGCGCGGGTCGTACCCGATGTGTCCGCGACCCAGGGCGGCATTGCGGCGACCGAGGTCTTCCGGGCCAGT from the Solwaraspora sp. WMMD1047 genome contains:
- a CDS encoding aminotransferase class IV, with the translated sequence MHVEVDGEPADAAGLSFAALATYGHLTTLQVRDHTVRGLDRHLRRLDAANRELFDRPLPGEIVRGYLRHALDGVGDAAVRIVVFRPDDATRPRVLVAVGPPTEPARLPQRLRSVAYLRPFAHLKHLGGFGQAHHATLARRAGYDDALLTGPDGLISEGSVANIGFFDGDRVVWPEPPWLHGVTMQLVEDELASRGTPSVRRPIRLRDVTGYHGAFLANSRGVVPVSGIDDLPIPVDDARMAELAAVYAAAPAQQV
- a CDS encoding universal stress protein — encoded protein: MDSGPIVVGVDGSAPSLAAVTLGAEQAGSWGRPLRLVHAFVWPYFRVPLDPPVGGPPDSGLRNQADRLLTEAVDRARAAAPGVPVTGEVVTGFPAPVLIAESERAATVVVGDRGLGGFAGLLVGSVTVQLAAHAHCPVLVARGRTEPSGPVVVGVDGSPGGAAAIGFAFEVAAARRVELAAVHAWTHPTAREPGDMLPPVHDPELARGEEERLLAEALAGWREKYPQVPVRARLVRAPTRRTLVEASRRAGLIVVGARGRGPFSGLVLGSVSQAVLHHAECPVAIVPHADQAGNPEPGAT
- a CDS encoding sulfurtransferase translates to MPRHPGDVLITVDELAAALGSGRRPVLLDVRWRLGDPDGRRHHLAGHLPGAVYVDLDTELSDPPTARDGRHPLPDVARLQAAARRWGISDGTDVVAYDDTGNLAAARAWWLLTWAGVTGVRLLDGGYRAWRDGGGAVEQGDVQPAPGTVTLRPGALPVVDADGAARTATHGVLLDARAAERYRGDQEPVDPRAGHIPGAVSAPTTDNLTPDGRFRPAAELAERFARLGAGGGPVAVYCGSGVTASHQIAALRIAGLPAALYPGSWSQWSNEPGRPVATGDDNPRG